In one Candidatus Eisenbacteria bacterium genomic region, the following are encoded:
- the nosD gene encoding nitrous oxide reductase family maturation protein NosD yields MRKTVRLPTPSARVLGAVALTTLMCALAGGGARAAVRRAEAAPGAARAAISASAPGDTVVLARGAHAGPLDVRIPLTLRGEPGAVVDGGGRGTVIVVAATDVRLEDFEIRGSGRRVITIDAGVHLLRCSGTRLRRMVVRDVLYGIYGERVKDALITGCRVTGRVAPLDESGEGNGIHLWYSSGIRIEGCAVERFLDAIYLSFTSDVVVEDNRLQFCGRYGLHTMYCQENRLHGNLFARNVAGCAIMFSNHLQVSDNDFLHNRGPRTYGLLLRDCSNGTFERNRLVDNTIAVFMDNSNRNRFRGNLLADNGWGLLLYSSCAENKFWQNNFIHDDYPVALDMRTTDNAFDDGRAGNYWSDNAPYDLDADGVSDVPYAPVTAFAFLSKQFPDLAVLSKSPAVAALGVAERVFPALRPSEALDRFPSVRAVVATGQAADHRRAAPERPRPAWAAAALFAGILGAGLAGAWRAAPWR; encoded by the coding sequence GTGAGGAAGACGGTGCGGCTGCCCACCCCGTCCGCCCGCGTGCTCGGCGCCGTGGCGCTCACCACGCTGATGTGCGCCCTGGCGGGCGGCGGGGCGCGGGCAGCCGTGCGGCGCGCGGAGGCGGCCCCCGGCGCGGCCCGGGCGGCGATCTCCGCGTCCGCGCCCGGGGACACCGTGGTGCTGGCGCGCGGCGCGCATGCCGGCCCGCTCGACGTGCGCATTCCCCTGACGCTGCGGGGCGAGCCGGGGGCGGTGGTGGACGGCGGCGGCCGGGGCACGGTGATCGTGGTGGCCGCCACGGACGTGCGGCTGGAGGATTTCGAAATCCGGGGCAGCGGCCGCAGGGTCATCACCATTGATGCCGGCGTGCACCTGCTCCGTTGCTCCGGGACCCGCCTGCGCCGCATGGTGGTGCGCGACGTGCTCTACGGGATCTACGGCGAGCGGGTGAAGGACGCGCTCATCACCGGGTGCCGCGTGACCGGGCGCGTCGCGCCGCTGGACGAGTCGGGGGAGGGCAACGGCATCCACCTGTGGTACAGCTCCGGCATCCGCATCGAGGGCTGCGCGGTGGAGCGGTTCCTCGACGCGATCTACCTCTCGTTCACCAGCGACGTCGTGGTGGAGGACAACCGGCTGCAGTTCTGCGGTCGCTACGGCCTGCACACCATGTACTGTCAGGAGAACCGCCTCCACGGCAACCTGTTCGCCCGCAACGTCGCGGGCTGCGCGATCATGTTCTCCAACCACCTCCAGGTCTCGGACAACGACTTCCTCCACAATCGGGGCCCGCGCACCTACGGCCTGCTGCTGCGCGACTGCTCCAACGGGACCTTCGAGCGGAACCGCCTGGTGGACAACACCATCGCGGTCTTCATGGACAACTCCAACCGCAACCGCTTCCGCGGCAACCTGCTCGCCGACAACGGCTGGGGGCTGCTGCTGTACTCTTCGTGCGCGGAGAACAAGTTCTGGCAGAACAACTTCATCCACGACGACTACCCGGTGGCCCTGGACATGCGCACCACCGACAACGCCTTCGACGACGGCCGCGCCGGGAACTACTGGAGCGACAACGCGCCCTACGACCTCGATGCCGACGGCGTGAGCGACGTGCCGTACGCGCCGGTCACCGCGTTCGCGTTCCTTTCGAAGCAGTTCCCGGACCTCGCGGTGCTCTCCAAGAGCCCCGCGGTGGCGGCGCTGGGAGTGGCCGAGCGGGTGTTCCCGGCGTTGCGCCCCAGCGAGGCCCTGGACCGCTTCCCGTCGGTGCGCGCGGTGGTCGCCACGGGGCAGGCCGCGGACCACCGGCGCGCGGCCCCGGAGCGCCCGCGGCCGGCGTGGGCCGCGGCGGCGCTGTTCGCCGGCATTCTGGGGGCGGGGCTGGCGGGTGCCTGGAGGGCCGCGCCGTGGCGATGA
- a CDS encoding ABC transporter ATP-binding protein, with translation MAMIRVERLSKSYGPVRAVRELSFEVAPGETFALIGPNGAGKTTTLKILLGLVRPDAGTVEVGSPGLAPMDPRARANVGYVPQKSEFPPGRTVAEVLRFFADLRGLGPGDVGRALDRVGLGSHASRRAVELSGGYVQRLALAQALLGDPALLVLDEPTASLDPEATWEFRTLVENLQRDGKTVLLCSHFLAEVERVADRVLILVDGRAAGLERLEDLRRRQAGATRLQVDVDGAPDAARAVLAAAGTRVEVLDRGRLVLDPPGGRHLEALETLRASGVAVRSFELLRPTLEELFLAVVRGGRRDD, from the coding sequence GTGGCGATGATCCGCGTGGAGCGGCTGAGCAAGAGCTACGGGCCGGTGCGCGCGGTGCGCGAGCTGTCCTTCGAGGTCGCGCCGGGGGAGACGTTCGCGCTCATCGGCCCCAACGGCGCGGGCAAGACCACCACGCTCAAGATTTTGCTGGGGCTGGTGCGCCCGGATGCGGGAACGGTGGAAGTGGGCTCGCCCGGGCTGGCGCCCATGGATCCCCGGGCGCGGGCGAACGTGGGCTACGTGCCGCAGAAATCCGAGTTCCCCCCGGGACGCACCGTGGCCGAGGTGCTGCGCTTCTTCGCGGACCTGCGCGGGCTCGGCCCCGGGGATGTGGGCCGCGCGCTCGACCGCGTGGGCCTGGGCTCGCACGCCTCGCGCCGCGCCGTGGAGCTCTCCGGCGGCTACGTGCAGCGACTGGCGCTGGCACAGGCCCTGCTGGGCGATCCCGCGCTGCTGGTGCTGGACGAGCCCACCGCGAGCCTGGATCCCGAGGCCACCTGGGAATTCCGCACGCTGGTGGAGAACCTGCAGCGAGATGGCAAGACCGTGCTGCTGTGCTCGCACTTCCTGGCCGAGGTGGAGCGGGTGGCCGATCGGGTCCTGATCCTCGTGGATGGCCGCGCCGCCGGCCTGGAGCGCCTGGAAGACCTCCGGAGGCGCCAGGCGGGCGCGACGCGCCTGCAGGTGGACGTGGACGGGGCGCCCGACGCCGCGCGCGCCGTCCTCGCCGCCGCGGGCACGCGCGTGGAGGTCCTCGATCGCGGGCGGCTGGTGCTCGACCCGCCCGGCGGGCGGCACCTCGAGGCCCTGGAGACCCTGCGCGCCTCGGGCGTGGCGGTGCGCTCCTTCGAGTTGCTGCGGCCCACGCTGGAGGAGCTCTTCCTCGCCGTGGTGCGCGGGGGACGCCGCGATGACTGA
- a CDS encoding nitrous oxide reductase accessory protein NosL: MTDRVRDSRRGARPGRTGIPRIRVARCAALLLACGIAFPLAGCGSRPAGPRPIARGTPCAACGMEIQDLRLACERIQDGEVRCYDAIECLVREERQLAAAPGSGRAPGAIRHYLPDYDQSALHAADSMWVVQGHFPTPMGGGLAAFLDRRAAEDLAAQTGGRVQAWPQFLAAAPGGAP; encoded by the coding sequence ATGACTGACCGGGTCCGGGATTCCCGGCGTGGCGCGCGGCCGGGCCGCACGGGGATTCCGCGCATCCGGGTGGCGCGCTGTGCGGCGCTGCTCCTGGCCTGCGGCATCGCATTCCCGCTGGCCGGCTGCGGGTCCCGGCCTGCCGGCCCGCGCCCCATCGCGCGCGGCACCCCGTGCGCGGCGTGCGGCATGGAGATCCAGGACCTGCGGCTGGCGTGCGAGCGCATCCAGGACGGCGAGGTTCGCTGCTACGACGCCATCGAGTGCCTGGTGCGGGAGGAGCGCCAGCTGGCCGCCGCGCCGGGATCCGGCAGGGCGCCGGGCGCGATCCGCCACTACCTGCCCGACTACGACCAGTCCGCGCTTCACGCCGCCGACTCGATGTGGGTGGTCCAGGGTCACTTTCCGACCCCGATGGGCGGCGGCTTGGCCGCGTTCCTGGACCGGCGCGCCGCGGAGGATCTGGCCGCGCAGACCGGTGGCCGCGTGCAGGCCTGGCCGCAGTTCCTCGCGGCGGCCCCGGGAGGCGCGCCGTGA
- a CDS encoding ABC transporter permease subunit: protein MSGSLQGREGLRRVRVVAREEFRRALETRWLFAFAALFALFVLGLSFFGLAQGREVGFQGFARVTLSLLNLVLLVVPLTGLMLGTMSVAGSGESLALLLAQPVSRGEVLAGKFLGLSAALSAAQALGFGGGGLVVALNAGWDQAAGFLVLCGLSQLLGWLTVAAALCIGALWPDRFKAMSAALLLWLLMAVAYDLAVLGATAMLRGLPLQSVLFPALLLNPVDLARVLTTLAVGSGALFGPTSAVLVKMFGGAGGVALGLTVLVLETALPLWVAAWVFRRRDW from the coding sequence ATGAGCGGGAGCCTCCAGGGCCGGGAGGGCCTGCGTCGCGTGAGGGTGGTGGCCCGCGAGGAGTTCCGGCGCGCGCTCGAGACCCGCTGGCTGTTCGCCTTCGCCGCGCTGTTCGCGCTGTTCGTGCTGGGCCTGAGCTTCTTCGGCCTGGCGCAGGGCCGCGAGGTGGGCTTCCAGGGCTTCGCCCGGGTCACGCTGAGCCTGCTCAACCTGGTGCTCCTGGTGGTGCCGCTGACCGGGCTGATGCTGGGCACGATGAGCGTGGCGGGCAGCGGCGAGTCGCTGGCGCTGCTGCTGGCCCAGCCGGTGTCACGCGGGGAAGTGCTGGCAGGCAAGTTCCTGGGGCTCTCCGCGGCGCTGAGCGCGGCGCAGGCGCTGGGCTTCGGCGGCGGCGGGCTGGTGGTGGCCCTGAATGCCGGGTGGGACCAGGCCGCCGGATTCCTGGTGCTGTGCGGCCTCTCGCAATTGCTGGGCTGGCTCACCGTGGCGGCGGCGCTGTGCATCGGGGCGCTGTGGCCGGACCGCTTCAAGGCGATGTCGGCGGCGCTGCTGCTGTGGCTGCTGATGGCGGTGGCCTACGATCTGGCGGTGCTCGGGGCCACCGCCATGCTGCGGGGCCTGCCGCTGCAGTCGGTGTTGTTTCCGGCGCTGCTGCTGAACCCCGTGGACCTCGCCCGCGTGCTGACCACGCTGGCGGTGGGATCCGGCGCGCTGTTCGGCCCCACCTCGGCGGTGCTGGTGAAGATGTTCGGAGGCGCGGGTGGCGTCGCCCTGGGCCTCACGGTGCTGGTGCTGGAGACCGCGCTGCCGCTGTGGGTGGCCGCGTGGGTGTTCCGCCGCCGGGACTGGTAG
- a CDS encoding glycogen debranching enzyme family protein — protein MNLFAEWLEADGLGGFASGTVSGIRTRRYHALLLAATTPPTGRMVLVNGFIATVETPAGTFQLGAQRYAPDADDPPDFAARIEKFAHRPWPSWTFRLPDGTRIAQEILVRRGWAAAGVTWRVRGRRRGVKLRVRPLLSGRDAHATHNENAAFRFDAKTARRRVTWAPYDGVPAVVSVADAAYSHEPAWYRGFQYDQERDRGLDFTEDLASPGVLAWDLSAGEAAWALSAEGPGIAGPPRGGSAPALLDEMRATEMRRRAAFPSPLHRAADDYLVRRGRGLTVVAGYPWFTDWGRDTFISLRGLCLAGGRLADARAILLEWAGAVSEGMLPNRFTDEGDTPEFNSVDASLWYVIAVGDYLDAMKAARKRVPQAEVTRLRRAVEAILAGYAGGTRFDIRLDSDGLVAAGVPGVQLTWMDAKAGDWVVTPRIGKPVEIQALWINALRAAERFTDRWRDTCARGLESFRARFWNEAGAHLHDVVDVDHVPGTADAAFRPNQLFAVGGLPFALLEGERARRVVDAVEARLWTPMGPRTLAPGSPGYAPFYVGDRVTRDGAYHQGTAWPWLTGPFVEAWVRVRGGTVAAKREARRRFLKELLAKMEVGPGLGHVTEVADAEAPHTARGCPFQAWSVGELLRLEKLLG, from the coding sequence ATGAACCTCTTCGCCGAGTGGCTCGAGGCCGACGGCCTGGGCGGGTTCGCGTCCGGGACCGTCTCGGGGATCCGGACCCGCCGCTACCACGCGCTGCTGCTGGCGGCGACCACGCCGCCCACCGGGCGCATGGTGCTGGTGAACGGGTTCATCGCCACCGTGGAGACCCCGGCGGGCACGTTCCAGCTGGGCGCGCAGCGCTACGCCCCGGATGCGGACGACCCGCCGGACTTCGCCGCGCGCATCGAGAAGTTCGCCCACCGCCCCTGGCCGAGCTGGACTTTTCGCCTTCCCGACGGCACCAGGATCGCGCAGGAGATCCTGGTGCGCCGCGGCTGGGCCGCCGCGGGCGTGACCTGGCGCGTGCGCGGACGCAGGCGCGGCGTGAAGCTGCGCGTCCGTCCGCTGCTCTCGGGGCGGGACGCGCACGCCACCCACAACGAGAACGCGGCGTTCCGCTTCGACGCGAAGACCGCGCGACGCCGCGTCACGTGGGCACCCTACGACGGAGTGCCCGCGGTGGTGTCCGTCGCCGACGCCGCGTACTCCCACGAGCCCGCCTGGTACCGCGGCTTTCAGTACGACCAGGAGCGGGATCGGGGCCTCGACTTCACCGAGGACCTCGCCAGCCCCGGCGTGCTTGCCTGGGACCTCTCCGCGGGCGAGGCCGCCTGGGCGCTGTCGGCCGAGGGGCCGGGCATCGCGGGACCGCCGCGGGGCGGCAGCGCGCCCGCGCTGCTCGACGAGATGCGCGCCACCGAAATGCGCCGCCGCGCAGCCTTCCCGTCCCCGCTGCACCGCGCCGCGGATGATTACCTGGTGCGGCGGGGGCGCGGCCTGACCGTGGTGGCGGGCTACCCCTGGTTCACCGACTGGGGCCGGGACACCTTTATCTCGCTGCGCGGCCTGTGCCTCGCGGGCGGTCGTCTCGCGGACGCGCGGGCCATCCTGCTGGAGTGGGCCGGCGCCGTCTCCGAGGGCATGCTCCCCAACCGCTTCACCGACGAGGGCGACACCCCGGAGTTCAACTCCGTGGACGCCTCGCTCTGGTACGTGATCGCAGTGGGCGACTATCTCGACGCCATGAAGGCCGCGCGGAAGCGCGTGCCGCAGGCGGAAGTCACGCGGCTGCGCAGGGCGGTGGAAGCGATCCTCGCGGGCTATGCGGGCGGCACGCGCTTCGACATCCGCCTGGACTCCGACGGCCTGGTGGCCGCCGGCGTGCCCGGGGTGCAGCTCACGTGGATGGACGCCAAGGCCGGTGACTGGGTGGTCACACCGCGCATCGGCAAGCCGGTGGAGATCCAGGCGCTGTGGATCAACGCGCTGCGCGCGGCGGAGCGGTTCACCGACCGCTGGCGCGACACGTGCGCGCGCGGCCTGGAGAGCTTCCGGGCGCGGTTCTGGAACGAGGCGGGCGCACACCTCCACGACGTCGTGGATGTGGACCACGTCCCCGGCACCGCGGACGCGGCGTTCCGCCCCAACCAGCTGTTCGCCGTGGGCGGGCTCCCGTTTGCGCTGCTGGAGGGCGAACGGGCCCGCCGCGTCGTGGATGCCGTGGAAGCGCGCCTCTGGACGCCCATGGGTCCGCGCACGCTGGCGCCGGGCTCCCCGGGGTACGCGCCCTTCTACGTGGGCGACCGCGTGACGCGCGACGGCGCGTACCACCAGGGCACCGCGTGGCCGTGGCTCACCGGACCGTTCGTGGAAGCGTGGGTGCGGGTGCGGGGCGGGACCGTGGCTGCGAAGCGGGAGGCGCGCCGGAGGTTCCTGAAGGAACTGCTCGCGAAGATGGAAGTCGGCCCGGGCCTGGGGCACGTCACCGAGGTGGCCGACGCGGAGGCCCCGCACACGGCGCGGGGCTGTCCGTTCCAGGCGTGGTCGGTGGGGGAGCTGCTGCGGCTGGAGAAACTGCTGGGCTGA